In Kogia breviceps isolate mKogBre1 chromosome 19, mKogBre1 haplotype 1, whole genome shotgun sequence, a single genomic region encodes these proteins:
- the PPP1R9B gene encoding neurabin-2, whose protein sequence is MMKTEPRGPGGPLRSASPHRSAYEAGIQALKPPDAPGPDEAPKAAHHKKYGSNVHRIKSMFLQMGTTAGAPGEAGGGAGPTEALRAPERGVRLSLPRASSLNENVDHSALLKLGTSVSERVSRFDSKPAPSAQPAPPPHPPSRLQETRKLFERSVPAAAGGDKEAAARRLLRQERAGLQDRKLDVVVRFNGSTEALDKLDADAVSPTVSQLSAVFEKADSRTGLHRGPGLPRAAAAGAPQVNSKLVSKRSRVFQPPPPPPAPSGDAPAEKERGPGGQQPPQHRVAPARPPPKPREVRKIKPVEVEESGESEAEAAPAEVIQAEVTVHAALENGSALATTASPAPEEQKAQAAPEEEAATVAAPERGVGNGRAPDVAPEEVDESKKEDFSEADLVDVSAYSGLGEDSGGSALEEDDEEDEEEGEPPYEPESGCVEIPGLSEEEDPAPSRKIHFSTAPIQVFSTYSNEDYDRRNEDVDPMAASAEYELEKRVERLELFPVELEKDSEGLGISIIGMGAGADMGLEKLGIFVKTVTEGGAAHRDGRIQVNDLLVEVDGTSLVGVTQSFAASVLRNTKGRVRFMIGRERPGEQSEVAQLIQQTLEQERWQREMMEQRYAQYGEDDEETGEYATDEDEELSPTFPGGEMAIEVFELAENEDALSPVDMEPEKLVHKFKELQIKHAVTEAEIQQLKRKLQSLEQEKGRWRLEKAQLEQSVEENKERMEKLEGYWGEAQSLCQAVDEHLRETQAQYQALERKYSKAKRLIKDYQQKEIEFLKKETAQRRVLEESELARKEEMDKLLDKISELEGNLQTLRNSNST, encoded by the exons ATGATGAAGACGGAGCCGCGGGGGCCTGGGGGTCCCCTCCGGAGCGCTTCCCCGCACCGCAGCGCCTACGAGGCGGGCATCCAGGCTTTGAAGCCGCCCGACGCGCCCGGGCCAGACGAGGCACCCAAGGCGGCCCACCACAAGAAATATGGCTCCAACGTCCACCGCATCAAAAGTATGTTCCTGCAGATGGGCACGACGGCAGGCGCGCCGGGCGAGGCGGGCGGCGGCGCGGGCCCCACTGAGGCCTTGCGGGCGCCCGAGCGCGGCGTGCGCCTGTCGCTGCCGCGGGCCAGCAGCCTAAACGAGAACGTGGACCATAGTGCCCTGCTGAAGCTGGGCACCAGCGTGTCGGAGCGCGTGAGCCGCTTCGACTCCAAGCCCGCGCCCTCCGCGcagcccgcgccgccgccgcacCCGCCGTCCCGGCTGCAGGAGACGCGGAAGCTGTTCGAACGGAGCGTCCCGGCGGCCGCGGGCGGCGACAAGGAGGCCGCTGCGCGGCGGCTGCTGAGGCAGGAGCGCGCCGGCCTGCAGGACCGGAAGCTGGACGTCGTGGTGCGCTTCAACGGCAGCACTGAGGCGCTGGACAAGCTGGACGCCGACGCCGTGTCGCCGACGGTCAGTCAGCTCAGCGCCGTCTTTGAGAAGGCCGACTCGAGGACCGGCCTCCACCGCGGGCCGGGGCTGCCCAGGGCCGCGGCCGCCGGGGCGCCCCAGGTCAACTCGAAGCTGGTCAGCAAGCGATCCCGGGTGTTTcagccgcccccgccgccgcccgccccgtCGGGGGATGCCCCAGCCGAGAAGGAGCGCGGCCCCGGAGGGCAGCAGCCCCCGCAGCACCGAGTGGCCCCCGCCCGGCCGCCCCCCAAGCCTCGGGAGGTGCGCAAGATAAAGCcggtggaggtggaggagagcGGGGAGTCGGAGGCCGAGGCGGCGCCCGCGGAGGTGATCCAGGCGGAGGTGACGGTCCACGCGGCCCTGGAGAATGGCAGCGCCTTGGCAACCACCGCCAGCCCCGCGCCCGAGGAGCAGAAGGCCCAGGCGGCCCCTGAGGAGGAGGCGGCGACCGTGGCGGCGCCTGAAAGAGGGGTGGGCAATGGCCGGGCCCCGGACGTGGCCCCCGAGGAGGTGGACGAGTCCAAGAAGGAGGATTTCTCGGAGGCGGACTTGGTGGACGTGAGCGCCTACAGTGGGCTGGGGGAGGACTCTGGGGGCAGTGCCCTGGAGGAGGACGACGAAGAAGACGAGGAGGAGGGTGAGCCCCCCTATGAGCCCGAGTCGGGGTGCGTGGAGATCCCGGGGCTTTCGGAAGAAGAGGACCCGGCCCCGAGCCGGAAGATACATTTCAGCACGGCGCCCATCCAA GTGTTCAGCACCTACTCCAACGAGGACTATGATCGTCGCAACGAGGACGTGGATCCCATGGCAGCCTCTGCTGAGTACGAGCTGGAGAAGCGGGTAGAGAGGTTGGAGCTGTTCCCTGTGGAGCTGGAGAAGG ATTCCGAGGGCCTGGGCATCAGCATCATTGGCATGGGGGCCGGGGCAGACATGGGCCTGGAGAAGCTGGGCATCTTTGTTAAGACTGTGACTGAAGGCGGTGCGGCCCATCGGGACGGCAG GATCCAGGTGAATGATCTCCTGGTGGAAGTGGATGGAACAAGTCTGGTGGGAGTGACCCAGAGCTTTGCAGCCTCCGTGCTCCGGAACACCAAGGGCCGTGTGCG ATTTATGATTGGCCGGGAGCGGCCGGGTGAGCAGAGTGAGGTGGCCCAGCTAATTCAGCAGACCCTGGAACAGGAGCGATGGCAGCGGGAGATGATGGAGCAGAGATACGCCCAGTACGGGGAGGATGACGAGGAG ACAGGAGAATATGCCACTGACGAGGATGAGGAGCTGAGCCCCACATTTCCGGGTGGAGAGATGGCCATCGAGGTGTTCGAGCTGGCAGAGAATGAGGATGCCTTGTCCCCTGTGGACATGGAGCCTGAGAAGCTGGTGCACAAGTTCAAGGAG CTCCAGATCAAGCATGCTGTGACTGAGGCAGAGATCcagcagctgaaaagaaag CTGCAGAGCCTGGAGCAGGAGAAGGGCAGGTGGCGGCTGGAGAAGgcccagctggagcagagtgtGGAGGAGAACAAGGAGCGCATGGAAAAACTGGAGGGCTACTGGGGCGAGGCCCAGAGCTTGTGCCAGGCTGTGGACGAGCACCTGCGGGAGACCCAGGCCCAGTACCAGGCCCTGGAGCGCAAGTACAGCAAGGCTAAGCGCCTCATCAAGGACTACCAGCAGAA GGAGATTGAGTTCCTGAAAAAGGAGACGGCACAGCGCCGGGTTCTAGAGGAGTCAGAGCTggcaaggaaggaagagatggacAAGCTCCTGGACAAG ATCTCGGAACTGGAAGGAAACTTGCAAACACTGAGGAATTCCAATTCTACTTAA